In Pseudodesulfovibrio hydrargyri, a single window of DNA contains:
- a CDS encoding SulP family inorganic anion transporter, whose amino-acid sequence MAIFKCESCGYERVVPDGLTGKKARCPGCGRGVTIAAPEAAGNKTGNEAEDAAGIVPDDTPHDLDKEEPAGVPGDAAVAPEGEPLPDGGDGEPLRPIDLDGVELDLNLQGPEDVLCAACGHVQDPGHGVACAQCGATLRAVEEMPEVDESEIDVSDLAEPHEPQVWDADYKGGADGTSIEEDRDPDRWRLLRGGKTLNLYAGIVSGVLSLFFVYSLSLLAASQGGMHQYLPFMLGAALTGVIVGSIFFSFLSRIPFALVGPETVLTAVLFLFMGSMYRYMAETFAPELILPTLLAGLALAAFLTGLCLLVLGQFKLGEYVRYIPLQIIGGVIGGVGVFVLVGAFAWMGGLNLDWSNVYSLGLSVATNFNLDQDLYTMGPSVVFGLILFFAMFRSKNSLFLLALILAAVGAGNAAGVWATPPAIRDLAEPVAFPKGSLLVHLVEVLKSPLLFSDIQWAVIKSHGLYIGAMVALAVLTVMYRITRLELIRGRESDLSREYSSLGVTNMVSGLCCGMPVSLSFGRSAGSYASGGRGPLAGIVAGLICAVGLFYADFILPVIPRFVPEGLLVYAGLDLIRDWLLRTRSSFTSRSELWLLRLTFAATILLGLLEGIGFGVALALMVTVSRAGRGGAVRNVLSGSQHTSNVDRASAQRRVLKEFGDHIHIMRVQGFLFLGSMELLIRDIRRRLEDPDQLSLEYLVLDFRLTRGFASASSLGFAKLYKLAVQNRIQVVITSAPLELESHMASLGYAGDEEGQFKIFFDLDYALEWCENRVLDAEGMLEIRQKTLPELLVPIFPEPKYIPALMKVLKREAVQAGEAVFRQGDNSDAMYFVESGRLDVELELPDGRVIRLKKVGPGAVFGEMGIYTLSPRSATIRAAEKCVLYRMTLRKLDAIEARAPRLVTAVNRFLINLLSERLVDANARVRELML is encoded by the coding sequence GTGGCGATCTTCAAGTGTGAATCCTGCGGTTATGAGCGCGTTGTCCCGGACGGTCTGACAGGGAAAAAGGCCCGCTGTCCCGGTTGCGGCCGGGGCGTGACCATTGCGGCCCCGGAAGCGGCCGGGAACAAGACCGGGAACGAGGCCGAAGATGCGGCCGGGATCGTCCCGGACGATACTCCTCATGACCTGGACAAGGAGGAACCGGCCGGCGTGCCGGGCGATGCGGCCGTTGCGCCCGAGGGCGAGCCGCTTCCCGACGGGGGGGACGGCGAGCCGCTCAGGCCCATTGACCTGGACGGCGTCGAGCTCGACCTGAACCTGCAAGGACCCGAGGACGTTCTCTGCGCCGCCTGCGGCCATGTTCAGGATCCGGGCCACGGCGTCGCTTGCGCACAATGCGGCGCTACGCTTCGGGCCGTGGAGGAAATGCCCGAGGTCGACGAGAGCGAGATAGACGTCAGCGACCTGGCCGAGCCCCACGAACCGCAGGTCTGGGACGCCGACTACAAGGGCGGCGCGGACGGGACCAGCATCGAGGAGGACAGGGACCCGGACCGCTGGCGGCTGCTGCGCGGCGGCAAGACCTTGAACCTGTACGCGGGCATCGTGTCCGGCGTGCTGTCCCTCTTTTTCGTCTATTCCCTGTCCTTGCTGGCCGCATCCCAGGGGGGCATGCACCAGTATCTGCCGTTCATGCTCGGCGCGGCTTTGACCGGGGTCATCGTCGGGTCCATCTTCTTTTCCTTCCTGTCCCGCATCCCCTTTGCCCTGGTCGGGCCGGAGACGGTTCTGACCGCCGTGCTCTTCCTGTTCATGGGCAGCATGTACCGCTACATGGCCGAGACTTTCGCCCCGGAACTGATCCTGCCGACCCTCCTGGCGGGCCTCGCCCTGGCGGCGTTTCTGACCGGGCTGTGCCTGCTGGTCCTGGGCCAGTTCAAACTCGGCGAATACGTCCGCTACATTCCTTTGCAGATTATCGGCGGGGTCATCGGCGGCGTGGGCGTTTTCGTGCTCGTCGGGGCGTTCGCCTGGATGGGCGGGCTGAACCTCGACTGGAGCAACGTCTACAGCCTGGGGTTGTCCGTGGCGACCAACTTCAATCTCGACCAGGACCTCTACACCATGGGGCCGAGCGTGGTCTTCGGACTGATCCTGTTTTTCGCCATGTTCCGCAGCAAGAATTCCCTGTTCCTGCTGGCCCTGATCCTGGCGGCCGTGGGCGCGGGCAACGCGGCGGGCGTCTGGGCCACACCTCCCGCGATCCGCGACCTGGCCGAGCCCGTGGCCTTTCCAAAGGGCTCTCTGCTGGTCCACCTGGTGGAAGTGCTCAAGTCGCCCCTGCTGTTCAGCGACATCCAGTGGGCGGTGATCAAGTCCCACGGCCTGTATATCGGGGCCATGGTCGCCCTGGCCGTGCTCACGGTCATGTACCGGATCACGCGGCTGGAACTGATTCGGGGGCGCGAGAGCGACCTGAGCCGCGAATACAGCTCGCTCGGCGTGACCAACATGGTCTCCGGGCTGTGCTGCGGCATGCCGGTCTCCCTGTCCTTCGGCCGTAGCGCGGGCAGCTACGCCTCGGGCGGCAGGGGACCGCTGGCCGGTATCGTGGCCGGGTTGATCTGCGCGGTCGGGCTGTTCTACGCGGACTTCATCCTGCCCGTGATTCCCCGGTTCGTGCCCGAGGGGCTGCTCGTCTACGCCGGGCTGGACCTCATCCGCGACTGGCTGCTGCGCACCCGGTCGTCCTTCACCAGCCGCTCCGAGCTGTGGCTGCTCCGGCTGACCTTCGCGGCCACCATCCTTCTCGGCTTGCTCGAAGGCATCGGCTTCGGCGTGGCCCTGGCCCTGATGGTCACGGTCAGCCGGGCCGGACGAGGCGGGGCGGTCCGCAACGTGCTCTCCGGCTCCCAGCACACCAGCAACGTGGACCGGGCCTCGGCCCAGCGGCGCGTGCTCAAGGAATTCGGCGACCACATCCACATCATGCGCGTCCAGGGATTCCTCTTTCTGGGTTCCATGGAACTGCTCATCAGGGACATCCGCAGGCGGCTGGAGGATCCCGATCAGCTCTCCCTGGAATACCTGGTTCTGGATTTCCGGCTGACCCGGGGGTTCGCCTCAGCCTCGAGCCTCGGCTTCGCCAAGTTGTATAAGCTCGCCGTGCAGAACAGAATCCAGGTGGTCATCACCAGCGCCCCGCTGGAGCTGGAGTCGCACATGGCCTCCCTGGGCTACGCGGGCGACGAGGAGGGGCAGTTCAAGATATTCTTCGACCTGGACTACGCCCTGGAGTGGTGCGAGAACCGCGTGCTGGACGCGGAAGGCATGTTGGAAATCCGACAGAAGACCCTGCCCGAACTGCTCGTGCCGATCTTTCCGGAACCCAAATACATTCCGGCGCTGATGAAGGTCCTCAAGCGCGAGGCGGTCCAGGCGGGCGAGGCGGTCTTCCGCCAGGGCGACAACTCGGACGCCATGTACTTCGTGGAATCCGGCCGTCTGGACGTGGAGTTGGAATTGCCCGACGGACGGGTCATCCGGCTCAAGAAGGTCGGGCCGGGCGCGGTCTTCGGCGAGATGGGCATCTACACCCTGTCCCCGAGGTCGGCGACCATCCGGGCGGCGGAGAAGTGCGTCCTCTACCGCATGACCCTGCGCAAGCTCGATGCCATCGAGGCGCGAGCGCCCCGGCTGGTCACGGCCGTCAACCGGTTCCTGATCAATCTTCTGTCCGAACGGCTTGTCGACGCCAACGCCAGGGTCCGCGAACTGATGCTCTAG
- a CDS encoding methylenetetrahydrofolate reductase, whose amino-acid sequence MRVCDLIDGKSPFVSLEFFPPKEREAWPAFFEVVDKLKVLDPLFASVTYGAGGGTQDNTLEIATRMKRDHGLEPITHLTSVGASAEKLDGFLESLVKAGIDNVLALRGDPPRGVENFDFSSQDFRHASELIEYICSRYPDLCVGGAAYPEPHCESPSIKSDLDMVHLKVRKGAKFLVTQMFFDNRMYFDYVERLKLMGANVPVIPGVMPLLSLKSAKFILSLCGAAIPGKFLSALEKAHEEGGDDAVYALGIDYATKQAQELIDGGAPGVHLYTLNRAEAVLEIGKNLNI is encoded by the coding sequence TTGCGTGTTTGTGATCTGATCGACGGGAAGTCCCCGTTCGTCTCCTTGGAGTTCTTTCCTCCCAAGGAACGGGAAGCCTGGCCCGCCTTTTTCGAGGTGGTCGACAAGCTCAAGGTTCTCGATCCCCTGTTCGCGTCCGTGACCTACGGCGCGGGCGGCGGCACCCAGGACAACACCCTGGAGATCGCCACCCGGATGAAACGGGACCACGGCCTCGAGCCCATCACCCACCTGACCAGCGTGGGCGCCTCGGCCGAGAAGCTGGACGGCTTTCTGGAAAGCCTGGTCAAGGCCGGCATCGACAACGTCCTGGCCCTGCGCGGCGACCCGCCCCGGGGCGTGGAGAATTTCGACTTCAGTTCCCAGGATTTCCGGCACGCCTCGGAACTGATCGAGTACATCTGCTCGCGGTATCCGGATCTGTGCGTGGGCGGCGCGGCCTATCCCGAGCCTCACTGCGAGTCCCCGTCCATCAAGTCCGACCTGGACATGGTCCACCTCAAGGTGCGCAAGGGCGCGAAGTTTCTGGTCACCCAGATGTTCTTCGACAACCGCATGTATTTCGACTACGTGGAGCGTCTCAAGCTGATGGGCGCGAACGTGCCGGTCATCCCGGGCGTCATGCCGCTTCTGAGCCTGAAGTCGGCCAAATTCATTCTCAGCCTGTGTGGCGCGGCCATTCCGGGCAAATTCCTGAGCGCACTCGAGAAGGCGCATGAGGAGGGCGGTGACGATGCCGTGTACGCACTGGGCATCGACTACGCCACCAAACAGGCCCAGGAACTCATCGACGGCGGCGCGCCGGGCGTGCATCTGTACACGCTCAACCGCGCCGAGGCGGTTCTTGAAATCGGAAAAAATCTCAATATATAG
- a CDS encoding (deoxy)nucleoside triphosphate pyrophosphohydrolase has protein sequence MTKPVLEVVAGIVWQGGRYLAVQRPEGGPMAGWWEFPGGKVEPGESRERALVREFREELDVTPEEFAFWRDLRHEYDEFSVHLHFYHITKYSGELKSMEGQNMAWTDPKGAIALDFLPADIAIVEALHG, from the coding sequence ATGACCAAGCCGGTCCTGGAGGTGGTGGCGGGCATCGTCTGGCAGGGCGGCCGGTACCTGGCCGTGCAGCGGCCCGAGGGTGGCCCCATGGCCGGATGGTGGGAATTCCCCGGCGGCAAGGTGGAGCCGGGCGAGTCGCGCGAGCGGGCCCTGGTCCGCGAGTTCCGCGAGGAACTGGACGTCACGCCCGAGGAATTCGCCTTTTGGCGCGACCTGCGTCACGAATACGACGAGTTTTCCGTTCATCTGCATTTCTATCATATCACAAAATATTCCGGTGAGTTGAAGAGTATGGAAGGCCAGAATATGGCCTGGACCGATCCCAAGGGGGCCATCGCTCTCGACTTCCTGCCCGCCGACATCGCCATCGTCGAAGCCCTCCATGGCTGA
- a CDS encoding aminotransferase class IV, translating to MAKVADSKTYLEAMLAVDRPGAGEIQAFYEHRVGMICTDPKLMVMPWDDHLVHRGDGIFETMKFVDRKLYQLEPHMARMQRSCQAIYMTPPCSWDDIRGLILDVARAGGRDSGMVRVLLGRGPGGFGIYPSECPESSLYVVSYDMHPKPESVYEKGVTAFKTSIPAKQSYLATIKSIDYLPNVLMKHEAEEKGFDFPFCFDRNGFLAEGATENVCIVDESGKLVIPEFTNALAGTTLMRAVDLIKSEVSIVFRGISEEEILLAREVIIVGTTGDAIPVVRFNGKPIHDVKPGPVAARIRELLKKDLLDTGIPL from the coding sequence GTGGCCAAGGTAGCGGATTCCAAAACGTATCTGGAAGCCATGCTGGCCGTCGATCGGCCGGGCGCGGGCGAGATCCAGGCCTTCTACGAGCACCGTGTGGGCATGATCTGCACGGACCCCAAGCTCATGGTCATGCCCTGGGACGACCATCTGGTTCATCGCGGGGACGGCATCTTCGAGACCATGAAGTTCGTGGACCGGAAGCTCTACCAGCTCGAGCCGCACATGGCCCGCATGCAGCGGTCCTGCCAGGCCATCTACATGACCCCGCCGTGCTCCTGGGACGACATCCGGGGGCTGATCCTCGACGTGGCCCGGGCGGGCGGCCGGGACAGCGGCATGGTCCGTGTGCTCCTGGGGCGCGGCCCCGGCGGCTTCGGCATCTATCCGTCCGAGTGCCCGGAATCGAGCCTCTACGTGGTCTCCTACGACATGCACCCCAAGCCGGAATCGGTCTACGAAAAGGGCGTCACCGCCTTCAAGACCTCCATTCCGGCCAAGCAGTCGTACCTGGCGACCATCAAGTCCATCGACTACCTGCCCAACGTGCTCATGAAGCATGAGGCCGAGGAAAAGGGCTTTGACTTCCCGTTCTGTTTCGATCGCAACGGGTTCCTGGCCGAAGGGGCCACCGAAAACGTATGCATCGTGGACGAGAGCGGCAAGCTGGTCATCCCGGAGTTTACCAACGCCCTGGCCGGAACCACTCTCATGCGCGCCGTGGATCTGATCAAGAGCGAGGTGTCCATCGTCTTTCGAGGCATCAGCGAAGAGGAAATCCTCCTGGCCCGCGAGGTCATCATCGTCGGCACCACCGGCGACGCCATCCCCGTGGTCCGGTTCAACGGCAAGCCCATCCACGACGTCAAACCCGGCCCCGTGGCCGCCCGCATCCGTGAACTCCTCAAAAAGGACCTCCTGGACACCGGCATCCCCCTCTAG
- a CDS encoding GIY-YIG nuclease family protein, which produces MRIWYVYLLRCADNSLYCGITNDLDRRIRAHNAGTASKYTRTRLPVALAASVEVDGKSAALKLELAVKKLPAGRKIERLMNHSQTGQITTG; this is translated from the coding sequence ATGCGAATATGGTACGTCTACCTGCTCCGCTGCGCGGACAACAGCCTCTACTGCGGCATCACCAACGACCTGGACCGGCGGATCAGGGCGCACAACGCCGGGACCGCCTCCAAGTACACCCGGACGCGTCTACCGGTGGCCCTGGCGGCCAGCGTTGAGGTGGACGGCAAGAGCGCGGCCCTGAAACTGGAACTGGCCGTCAAGAAACTGCCCGCAGGGCGAAAGATCGAGCGGCTCATGAACCATTCGCAGACAGGACAAATCACCACCGGGTGA
- a CDS encoding glycosyltransferase: MRKHTVSIIVSDLETHPGLPRLLQSISRQSDGLDRAEIVVAGNGGHAPSDESLWRAITGLDAVRLETFEPDVTPSRARNLAAAKAIGDRLVFLRPDHRLDPKYLTTADAVFADHPGTDVMYADYIRLAPGANRSMGPSMVQLPPYRDGLLQARGFLGPGVLITREAFGWTTGFRDNTFYRDWDLWVQAAQAGAEFYHVGYPLTSCEHRKVSFKERAEDGRCKAVLVINNQHFFHEHTVRWALSYLRGEAWAEAFSFMTIPGPMDVTRMLHDHAMRTMGTDTLAEEAIRQFDQAVINSHLL; encoded by the coding sequence ATGCGCAAGCATACCGTTTCCATAATCGTTTCCGACCTGGAAACCCACCCGGGCCTGCCGCGGCTGCTGCAGTCCATTTCCCGGCAGTCCGACGGGCTGGACCGGGCCGAGATCGTGGTGGCGGGAAACGGCGGTCACGCACCTTCCGACGAAAGCCTCTGGCGCGCCATCACCGGCCTGGACGCCGTCCGGCTGGAGACCTTCGAGCCCGACGTGACCCCTTCCCGAGCACGCAACCTGGCCGCGGCCAAGGCCATCGGCGACCGGCTCGTGTTTTTGCGCCCCGACCACCGGCTGGACCCCAAGTACCTGACCACGGCCGACGCGGTCTTCGCGGACCACCCCGGCACCGACGTCATGTACGCGGACTACATCCGGCTCGCGCCGGGCGCGAACCGCTCCATGGGCCCGTCCATGGTTCAGCTGCCGCCCTACCGCGACGGCCTGCTCCAGGCGCGCGGCTTCCTCGGCCCCGGCGTGCTCATCACCCGCGAGGCCTTCGGATGGACCACCGGATTCCGGGACAACACCTTCTATCGCGACTGGGACCTGTGGGTCCAGGCCGCGCAGGCCGGTGCCGAATTCTATCACGTCGGCTACCCGCTGACCTCCTGCGAGCATCGCAAGGTCTCGTTCAAGGAACGGGCCGAAGACGGACGTTGCAAGGCGGTCCTGGTCATCAACAACCAGCATTTCTTCCACGAGCACACCGTGCGCTGGGCCCTTTCCTACCTGCGCGGCGAGGCCTGGGCCGAGGCCTTCTCCTTCATGACCATCCCCGGCCCCATGGACGTGACCCGCATGCTCCACGACCACGCCATGCGCACCATGGGCACCGACACCCTGGCAGAAGAGGCCATCCGGCAGTTCGACCAGGCGGTCATCAACTCCCACCTCCTCTAA
- the rfbD gene encoding dTDP-4-dehydrorhamnose reductase, whose amino-acid sequence MRIEGSRIAVLGGRTGLLGQALACAFDNAGALTFPLSRQDCDVLDPMSVEQWLDKNDPDLLVNATGYTQVDLAEDEPEKAFALNGTVPPLLATLAARRAIPFVHYSTDFVFNGRKRTPYTEYDEPDASSVYGISKADGERGLLKLGYKRTLIIRISWLFGPGRTNFVKKILGLADAHENLTVVDDQTGSPSYAPDIAENTLRLLEKDATGLFHLANSGATSWHGLASTAVALADKACTVSPVPTTAYPTKATRPPYSVLDLSKFTRTTGLTPRPWEDALRQYVVDDLGLGA is encoded by the coding sequence ATGCGTATAGAGGGCTCGCGCATAGCCGTACTCGGCGGCCGGACCGGCCTGCTCGGCCAGGCCCTGGCCTGTGCCTTCGACAACGCAGGGGCCTTGACCTTCCCCCTGTCCAGGCAGGACTGCGACGTCCTGGACCCGATGTCAGTGGAGCAATGGCTGGACAAGAACGATCCGGACCTGCTGGTCAACGCCACGGGCTACACCCAGGTGGACCTGGCCGAGGACGAGCCGGAAAAGGCCTTCGCCCTGAACGGCACGGTCCCGCCCCTGCTGGCCACCCTGGCCGCGCGCCGGGCCATCCCCTTTGTCCACTACAGCACGGATTTCGTGTTCAACGGCCGGAAGCGGACGCCCTACACCGAATACGACGAACCCGACGCCTCCTCGGTCTACGGGATCAGCAAGGCGGACGGCGAACGCGGCCTGCTCAAGCTCGGCTACAAGCGCACCCTGATCATCCGCATCTCCTGGCTCTTCGGGCCCGGACGGACGAATTTCGTGAAGAAAATCCTGGGACTGGCCGACGCACACGAGAACCTGACCGTGGTCGACGACCAGACCGGCTCCCCGTCCTACGCCCCGGACATCGCGGAAAACACCCTCAGATTGCTGGAAAAGGACGCCACGGGCCTGTTCCACCTGGCCAATTCGGGCGCCACCTCCTGGCACGGGCTGGCCAGCACCGCCGTGGCCCTGGCCGACAAGGCGTGCACTGTCTCGCCGGTGCCCACCACGGCCTACCCGACCAAGGCCACCCGGCCGCCCTATTCGGTGCTCGACCTGTCCAAGTTCACCCGGACCACGGGACTGACCCCGCGCCCCTGGGAAGACGCCCTCAGGCAATACGTGGTGGATGACCTCGGCCTGGGCGCCTAG
- a CDS encoding aspartate-semialdehyde dehydrogenase — protein sequence MSKNFVVAVCGATGAVGQEMLKVLEQRDFPYSKVIPLASARSVGKKVECKGEELTVQELTEDSFDGVDIALFSAGGSISEKFAPIAANAGCVVVDNSSAWRMNDECPLVVPEVNPQDLDWHKGIIANPNCSTIQMMVALKPIHDEAKIKRVVVSTYQAVSGTGHKAIEELENQVRRLMSGQPVVADVYPHQIAFNCLPHIDVFMDNGYTKEEMKMVNETIKIMGDPSIKVTATCVRVPVFYGHSESVNIETELKLTADDVRALLAKAPGVTVEDYPEKLIYPMAINASGEDDTYVGRIREDETIENGINMWVVSDNIRKGAALNTVQIAETLIERDLVRVP from the coding sequence ATGAGCAAGAATTTCGTTGTCGCGGTCTGCGGCGCCACGGGCGCCGTGGGCCAGGAGATGTTGAAGGTCCTGGAGCAGAGGGATTTCCCCTACAGCAAGGTCATTCCCCTGGCCTCGGCCCGCAGCGTGGGCAAGAAGGTCGAGTGCAAGGGCGAGGAACTGACCGTCCAGGAGCTGACCGAGGATTCCTTTGACGGCGTGGATATCGCCCTGTTCTCCGCGGGCGGCTCCATCAGCGAGAAGTTCGCTCCCATCGCGGCCAACGCCGGCTGCGTGGTGGTGGACAACTCCTCGGCCTGGCGCATGAACGATGAGTGCCCCCTGGTGGTTCCCGAAGTGAACCCCCAGGACCTGGACTGGCACAAGGGCATCATCGCCAACCCCAACTGTTCCACCATCCAGATGATGGTCGCGCTCAAGCCCATCCATGACGAGGCCAAGATCAAGCGCGTGGTCGTGTCCACCTACCAGGCGGTGTCCGGCACCGGGCACAAGGCCATCGAGGAGCTGGAGAACCAGGTGCGCCGCCTCATGTCCGGCCAGCCCGTGGTGGCCGACGTGTACCCGCACCAGATCGCCTTCAACTGCCTGCCGCACATCGACGTCTTCATGGACAACGGCTACACCAAGGAAGAGATGAAGATGGTCAACGAGACCATCAAGATCATGGGCGACCCGTCCATCAAGGTCACCGCCACCTGTGTGCGCGTGCCGGTCTTCTACGGCCACTCCGAGTCCGTGAACATCGAGACCGAACTCAAGCTGACCGCCGACGACGTCCGCGCCCTGCTGGCCAAGGCCCCGGGCGTGACCGTCGAGGACTACCCGGAAAAGCTTATCTATCCCATGGCCATCAACGCCTCGGGCGAGGACGACACCTACGTCGGCCGCATCCGCGAGGACGAGACCATCGAGAACGGCATCAACATGTGGGTCGTTTCCGACAACATCCGCAAGGGCGCGGCCCTGAACACCGTGCAGATCGCCGAGACCCTGATCGAGCGCGACCTGGTGCGTGTGCCCTAA
- a CDS encoding ABC-F family ATP-binding cassette domain-containing protein, which translates to MSRITVQSLEKSYGGEPIFSDVAFEVSPGMRLALTGPNGCGKSTLLKVLAGEVEPDGGQVTVTKGARVGYVAQEMTGEVLEQQLLAWVLSALPSWNEFWEAWEKAVREGDNARIEQLSHRQAEFEQRYGYNPDHKARAILTGLGFAEGDLLKRIGELSGGWRERAKLGRVLLQGADVLLLDEPTNHLDLEAVEWLEDYLLNFRGTLAFVVHDRVFLNRVGTHVLFLGGAKPLLRKGSFDEFLVWDEENREQRRKEADKLSARIDNEYKYINKFRVKARKAAQAQSKLKKVEKLEQELNQIKQVQAAHHRGRSLNFRLPEPKRGDKVPVSVVDLEFHYEGGRSVWPALNFQLFRGKKVAVVAPNGAGKSTLLKLLAGSLTPSAGHVKIGPGTEMGYFSQHQHEILNLDNSVIGEIRRLSSPGLTEEQVMSVLGLFLLGEPYFERKVKGLSGGEKSRLLLATLFLAKANLLILDEPTNHLDIETREGLIRALQDYDGTLLFVAHDRYLLNEVAEEVWSLDENGLAQHVGGFEEFHARQKREEACRNNPADCDSEDSLEKRKLTKEEKRRQAEERNRLYRELKPLKKKYEKLEADLEKVLDEQAGLEEKMNDPATYEKPEQALKLNAAYKDATEWAETLMEQMAELEGRMEAITGEPGAA; encoded by the coding sequence ATGTCGCGCATCACAGTACAGAGTCTTGAAAAATCCTACGGCGGCGAGCCGATCTTTTCCGACGTGGCCTTCGAGGTTTCGCCGGGCATGCGCCTGGCCCTGACCGGCCCCAACGGCTGCGGCAAGAGTACGCTGCTCAAGGTCCTGGCCGGGGAGGTCGAACCCGACGGCGGCCAGGTCACGGTGACCAAGGGAGCCCGCGTGGGCTACGTGGCCCAGGAGATGACCGGCGAGGTCCTGGAGCAGCAGCTCCTGGCCTGGGTCCTGTCCGCGCTGCCTTCCTGGAACGAGTTCTGGGAAGCGTGGGAAAAGGCCGTGCGCGAAGGGGACAACGCGCGCATCGAGCAACTGTCCCACCGCCAGGCGGAGTTCGAACAGCGTTACGGCTACAACCCGGACCACAAGGCACGGGCCATCCTGACCGGCCTGGGCTTTGCGGAAGGCGACCTGCTCAAGCGCATCGGCGAGCTGTCCGGCGGCTGGCGCGAGCGGGCCAAGCTCGGCAGGGTCCTGTTGCAGGGCGCTGACGTGCTTTTGCTCGACGAGCCCACCAACCACCTCGACCTGGAGGCCGTGGAGTGGCTGGAGGACTATCTGCTCAATTTTCGGGGCACCCTCGCCTTCGTGGTCCACGACCGCGTCTTTCTGAACCGCGTGGGCACCCATGTGCTTTTCCTGGGCGGGGCCAAGCCGCTGCTGCGCAAGGGCTCCTTTGACGAGTTCCTGGTCTGGGACGAGGAGAACCGGGAGCAGCGGCGCAAGGAAGCGGACAAGCTGTCGGCCAGGATCGACAACGAATACAAGTACATCAACAAGTTTAGGGTGAAGGCGCGCAAGGCGGCCCAGGCCCAGAGCAAGCTCAAGAAGGTGGAGAAGCTCGAACAGGAGCTCAACCAGATCAAGCAGGTCCAGGCCGCCCATCACCGGGGCCGGAGCCTGAACTTCCGCCTGCCCGAGCCCAAGCGGGGCGACAAGGTCCCGGTGTCCGTGGTGGACCTCGAATTTCATTACGAGGGTGGCCGTTCGGTCTGGCCCGCCCTCAACTTCCAGCTCTTCCGGGGCAAGAAGGTGGCCGTGGTCGCACCCAACGGCGCGGGCAAGTCGACCCTGCTCAAGCTCCTGGCCGGATCGCTGACGCCGTCCGCCGGGCACGTCAAGATCGGCCCGGGCACCGAGATGGGCTATTTCAGCCAGCACCAGCACGAGATCCTCAACCTGGACAACTCGGTCATCGGCGAGATCCGGCGGCTGTCCAGCCCGGGGCTGACCGAGGAGCAGGTCATGAGCGTGCTCGGCCTGTTCCTGCTTGGCGAGCCGTATTTCGAGCGCAAGGTCAAGGGGCTGTCCGGCGGCGAGAAGTCCCGTCTGCTCCTGGCCACCCTGTTCCTGGCCAAGGCCAACCTGCTCATCCTGGACGAGCCCACCAACCATCTGGACATCGAGACCCGCGAGGGGCTCATCCGGGCCCTCCAGGACTATGACGGCACGTTGCTCTTCGTGGCCCACGACCGTTATCTGCTCAACGAGGTGGCCGAGGAGGTCTGGTCCCTGGACGAAAACGGGCTGGCCCAGCACGTGGGCGGGTTCGAGGAGTTCCATGCCCGCCAGAAGCGCGAGGAGGCCTGCCGCAACAACCCGGCCGACTGCGATTCCGAGGACTCCCTGGAGAAGCGCAAGCTGACCAAGGAGGAGAAGCGCCGCCAAGCCGAGGAGCGCAACCGCCTTTACCGTGAGCTCAAGCCGCTCAAGAAGAAGTACGAGAAGCTTGAGGCGGACCTGGAAAAGGTTCTGGACGAGCAGGCCGGGCTGGAAGAGAAGATGAACGATCCCGCGACCTACGAGAAGCCCGAGCAGGCGCTGAAGCTCAACGCGGCCTACAAGGACGCCACCGAGTGGGCCGAGACCCTGATGGAGCAGATGGCCGAGCTGGAAGGGCGCATGGAGGCCATCACCGGCGAACCGGGGGCGGCATGA